A section of the Hevea brasiliensis isolate MT/VB/25A 57/8 chromosome 17, ASM3005281v1, whole genome shotgun sequence genome encodes:
- the LOC110658182 gene encoding probable serine/threonine-protein kinase At1g01540 isoform X1 — MSFHESSLNRNLLKHTSFFGIRLWVVLVAFILLFTVLILIVIFLCIIYLCRQKSKSFEPRFRLPNAVSCNNYRGSFSSSSLDKRLLSCRMSEVEMNIAKLDHHNPLVSPQASEMMITTQGSGDVDDLESDGRSCPLVLNVGRGNRFALRDMDVVTNGFADQNVIGNGDYGVAYRGILLDATRVAVKRLFNKSCQAKDFVAEVEVIGHVRHKNLVKLLGYCMEGGYRMLVNEYVDNGNLQRWLHGCPEQASPLTWGMRMNIIQGVAKGLAYLHEDIEPKIVHRNIKSSNILLDQHWNPKISDFGIVKLFGPEGNDIAARLMGKSGYLSPEYASNGVLDEKTDVYSFGILIMEIICGRTPVDHNHPHVYLIDWLKSMVANKKIMYVADPKLAEMPSSKELKRILLLALRCADPNIKHRPTMGDVIHMLEPRDLLLNDEHRIRRGSSSHRSCSQESRIVAKSGESDFNTCEKESNCNVYQKMI; from the exons aTGTCCTTCCACGAATCATCTCTTAACAGAAATCTATTGAAGCATACCTCATTCTTTGGCATCCGATTATGGGTTGTTTTAGTTGCTTTCATTCTACTCTTCACTGTTCTCATTCTCATCGTTATCTTTCTTTGCATCATCTATCTTTGTCGCCAGAAATCCAAATCCTTCGAACCCCGTTTCCGTTTACCAAATGCCGTGTCTTGCAACAACTATCGGGGTAGTTTCAGTTCATCATCCCTGGACAAGAGACTCCTGTCGTGCCGTATGTCAGAGGTTGAGATGAACATTGCCAAGCTAGACCATCATAATCCGCTGGTATCACCTCAGGCTAGTGAGATGATGATCACCACTCAAGGGAGTGGTGATGTTGATGATTTGGAGTCAGATGGTAGGTCCTGTCCCCTTGTTTTGAATGTGGGGAGAGGAAATAGGTTTGCTTTAAGGGATATGGATGTGGTGACCAATGGATTTGCGGATCAGAATGTGATTGGGAATGGTGATTATGGTGTCGCATATCGTGGCATTTTGTTGGATGCTACAAGAGTGGCTGTAAAGAGACTATTTAATAAGAG TTGCCAAGCTAAAGACTTTGTAGCTGAAGTGGAGGTTATAGGGCATGTCAGACACAAGAATTTAGTCAAATTGCTTGGATACTGTATGGAAGGAGGTTACAG AATGCTTGTGAATGAGTATGTGGATAATGGTAATCTGCAACGGTGGCTTCACGGATGCCCAGAACAAGCAAGCCCTTTAACATGGGGTATGAGGATGAACATCATCCAAGGAGTTGCAAAAGG ATTGGCCTACCTTCATGAGGACATTGAACCAAAAATTGTTCATCGGAACATAAAATCTAGCAATATATTGCTTGATCAACACTGGAATCCTAAGATCTCTGATTTTGGGATTGTTAAGCTCTTTGGTCCAGAGGGAAATGACATAGCAGCTCGTCTGATGGGAAAGTCAGG TTATTTATCTCCAGAATATGCTTCTAATGGAGTTTTGGATGAGAAAACTGATGTTTATAGCTTTGGAATACTTATCATGGAGATCATATGTGGAAGGACTCCTGTAGATCACAATCACCCCCAC GTTTATTTGATTGACTGGTTGAAATCCATGGTTGCAAATAAGAAAATCATGTATGTGGCAGATCCTAAATTGGCAGAAATGCCATCTTCAAAGGAGCTCAAACGCATACTTTTACTTGCTCTTCGATGTGCTGATCCTAATATAAAGCATAGACCTACAATGGGAGATGTGATCCACATGCTTGAGCCACGCGACTTACTATTAAATGAT GAACATCGTATTAGGAGAGGATCCTCATCTCATCGAAGTTGCTCACAAGAGTCTCGGATTGTTGCAAAATCAGGTGAGAGCGACTTCAATACATGCGAAAAAGAAAGCAACTGTAATGTCTATCAGAAAATGATTTGA
- the LOC110658182 gene encoding probable serine/threonine-protein kinase At1g01540 isoform X2, which produces MSEVEMNIAKLDHHNPLVSPQASEMMITTQGSGDVDDLESDGRSCPLVLNVGRGNRFALRDMDVVTNGFADQNVIGNGDYGVAYRGILLDATRVAVKRLFNKSCQAKDFVAEVEVIGHVRHKNLVKLLGYCMEGGYRMLVNEYVDNGNLQRWLHGCPEQASPLTWGMRMNIIQGVAKGLAYLHEDIEPKIVHRNIKSSNILLDQHWNPKISDFGIVKLFGPEGNDIAARLMGKSGYLSPEYASNGVLDEKTDVYSFGILIMEIICGRTPVDHNHPHVYLIDWLKSMVANKKIMYVADPKLAEMPSSKELKRILLLALRCADPNIKHRPTMGDVIHMLEPRDLLLNDEHRIRRGSSSHRSCSQESRIVAKSGESDFNTCEKESNCNVYQKMI; this is translated from the exons ATGTCAGAGGTTGAGATGAACATTGCCAAGCTAGACCATCATAATCCGCTGGTATCACCTCAGGCTAGTGAGATGATGATCACCACTCAAGGGAGTGGTGATGTTGATGATTTGGAGTCAGATGGTAGGTCCTGTCCCCTTGTTTTGAATGTGGGGAGAGGAAATAGGTTTGCTTTAAGGGATATGGATGTGGTGACCAATGGATTTGCGGATCAGAATGTGATTGGGAATGGTGATTATGGTGTCGCATATCGTGGCATTTTGTTGGATGCTACAAGAGTGGCTGTAAAGAGACTATTTAATAAGAG TTGCCAAGCTAAAGACTTTGTAGCTGAAGTGGAGGTTATAGGGCATGTCAGACACAAGAATTTAGTCAAATTGCTTGGATACTGTATGGAAGGAGGTTACAG AATGCTTGTGAATGAGTATGTGGATAATGGTAATCTGCAACGGTGGCTTCACGGATGCCCAGAACAAGCAAGCCCTTTAACATGGGGTATGAGGATGAACATCATCCAAGGAGTTGCAAAAGG ATTGGCCTACCTTCATGAGGACATTGAACCAAAAATTGTTCATCGGAACATAAAATCTAGCAATATATTGCTTGATCAACACTGGAATCCTAAGATCTCTGATTTTGGGATTGTTAAGCTCTTTGGTCCAGAGGGAAATGACATAGCAGCTCGTCTGATGGGAAAGTCAGG TTATTTATCTCCAGAATATGCTTCTAATGGAGTTTTGGATGAGAAAACTGATGTTTATAGCTTTGGAATACTTATCATGGAGATCATATGTGGAAGGACTCCTGTAGATCACAATCACCCCCAC GTTTATTTGATTGACTGGTTGAAATCCATGGTTGCAAATAAGAAAATCATGTATGTGGCAGATCCTAAATTGGCAGAAATGCCATCTTCAAAGGAGCTCAAACGCATACTTTTACTTGCTCTTCGATGTGCTGATCCTAATATAAAGCATAGACCTACAATGGGAGATGTGATCCACATGCTTGAGCCACGCGACTTACTATTAAATGAT GAACATCGTATTAGGAGAGGATCCTCATCTCATCGAAGTTGCTCACAAGAGTCTCGGATTGTTGCAAAATCAGGTGAGAGCGACTTCAATACATGCGAAAAAGAAAGCAACTGTAATGTCTATCAGAAAATGATTTGA
- the LOC110634794 gene encoding probable polygalacturonase: protein MTLCSKSIRLNILSILILVGCVSLPIAESKNVQILEKKTTINYPAISCRKHTAVLTQFGGVGDGKTLNTKAFQSAIANLSQYGSDGGAQLIVPPGKWLTGSFNLTSHFTLFLQEGAVVLASQNEADFPLIDPLPSYGREQNFTDGRFASLILGMNLTDVVITGNNGTIDGQGAPWWDKFKKGLLKATRPFLIELMYTNQLQISNITLTNSPFWHIHPIYSSNVVIQEVTILAPVEVPNTDGINPDSSTNIWIEDVYIVSGDDCIAVKSGWDEYGIKVGIPTQHLVIRRLTCISPQSATIALGSEMSGGIQDVRAEDITAINTESAVRIKTAPGRGGYIKDIFVRRMTLKTMKYVFWISGAYNSHPDNGYDPNALAVINNINYIDVVADNVTITGSLDGYAKDPFTGICIYNATMILSETAKKLQWNCTGIQGVSNKVTPEPCDLLPQKATDCSFPDDKLPIENVHLATCSI from the exons ATGACTTTGTGCTCAAAATCCATTCGACTCAAT ATTTTGTCGATCCTTATTCTAGTGGGATGCGTTAGTCTCCCAATAGCAGAAAGCAAAAATGTTCAGATTTTAGAAAAGAAGACCACAATCAACTACCCTGCCATAAGTTGTCGAAAGCACACTGCAGTATTGACACAATTTGGAGGAGTTGGCGATGGAAAAACATTGAATACAAAGGCTTTTCAATCTGCCATTGCCAATCTAAGCCAATATGGTTCAGATGGTGGAGCACAGCTTATTGTACCTCCAGGGAAATGGTTAACTGGAAGCTTTAACCTCACTAGCCATTTCACCCTTTTCCTACAAGAGGGTGCTGTTGTTCTCGCTTCTCAG AATGAGGCAGATTTTCCTTTAATCGATCCATTACCCTCTTATGGGAGAGAGCAAAATTTTACTGATGGAAGATTCGCCAGCCTCATTCTTGGAATGAACCTCACTGACGTTGTAATTACTG GTAATAATGGCACGATTGATGGGCAGGGTGCTCCCTGGTGGGACAAATTCAAGAAGGGTCTATTGAAGGCGACCAGACCATTCCTGATTGAGCTTATGTACACTAATCAGCTCCAAATATCAAACATTACTTTAACCAATTCTCCATTTTGGCACATCCATCCCATATATAGCAG TAACGTGGTGATCCAAGAGGTGACGATTCTTGCTCCTGTCGAAGTCCCCAATACAGATGGCATTAACCCAG ATTCAAGCACAAACATTTGGATAGAAGATGTTTACATTGTCTCGGGagatgattgcattgctgttaaaAGTGGATGGGATGAGTACGGAATTAAAGTTGGAATACCCACACAACACCTTGTTATAAGAAGGCTAACCTGCATTTCCCCACAAAGTGCTACCATAGCGCTTGGAAGTGAGATGTCTGGTGGAATTCAAGATGTTAGAGCAGAGGACATCACAGCCATCAATACCGAATCTGCTGTTAGAATCAAAACTGCACCCGGAAGAGGAGGCTATATTAAAGACATATTTGTAAGAAGGATGACCTTAAAGACCATGAAGTATGTTTTCTGGATTTCAGGTGCTTATAATTCACACCCAGATAATGGCTATGATCCAAATGCATTGGCTGTGATTAACAATATAAACTACATAGACGTTGTAGCAGATAACGTGACAATCACAGGATCACTTGATGGATATGCTAAGGATCCCTTTACTGGAATCTGCATTTATAACGCAACTATGATATTGAGTGAAACAGCTAAAAAGTTGCAATGGAACTGCACTGGCATACAGGGAGTTTCAAACAAGGTGACTCCTGAGCCGTGCGATTTATTACCCCAGAAAGCAACTGATTGCTCTTTCCCAGATGATAAGCTGCCAATTGAAAATGTTCATCTGGCAACTTGCTCTATTTAA